A window of Kribbella sp. NBC_00382 genomic DNA:
CGCCAGCCCCTCGGCCTCGATCGCGTCGAAGGCGGTCAGCGACTGGGCCCGGATCTCCGCCGCGATGTGCTCCGGCAGGTCGGCCGGGATCGACAGCGCCGCGAACTCGTCGCCCTCGGGCAGGTACTTGGTCTCGAAGTCGTAGAACTCGTGCCCGCCACCCGAGACCGCGATCTCACCACAGACGCTGGCCGCCGCGGGGGCGTCGTTCAGCCCGCCCAGGACCCCGACCTCGATCTCGCGCGGGTGCTTGGCGGCCGCCTCGACCAGCACCTTCGGATCGTGCGCCCGCGCCTCGGCGACAGCGTCGTCCAGCTCGTCGAGGCTGTTCACCTTGCTGATCCCCAGGCTGGAACCGCCACGGGCCGGCTTCACGAACACCGGGTACCCGAGCTTGTCGACCGCCTCGCGGCAGGCCTGCGGGTCGCGGCTCCAGTCGCGGTCGCGGATCACGACGTACGGCGTGACCTCGAGTCCGGCGGCCGCGAAGACGACCTTCATGTAGTGCTTGTCCATGCCGACGGCGCTGGCGAGCACTCCCGAGCCGACGTACCGGATGTCCGACATCTCGAGCAGACCCTGGATCGTGCCGTCCTCGCCCCACGGGCCGTGCAGCAGCGGGAAGACGACGTCCACCTCGCCGAGCGTGTTCGGCACCTCGCCGGGTTCGTGGACGACCAACTCGCGATCCCCGCTGAACACCACCGGCATCGCGGTCACGTCGACCTCGGGCAGCTTGCCGTCGGTGATCGACAGCCGGTCGGGGTCGCCGCTCTCCAGCACCCAGTGTCCGCTGGCGGTGATACCGACCGGTACGACGTCGTACTTGTCCCGGTCGATCACCTGCAGCACGTTGGCCGCGGTGATGCAGGAGATCGCATGTTCGCTCGACCGCCCACCGAACACGACGGCGACCCGGGGCTTGCTTCGTTCGTTCGAGTACTGACTCACCGAGTCGACGATAGCGTCAGCTCAGCGGTCCCAGGTGACGGGTAGGGCGGTCACGCCGTACACGAGGGTGTTGTCCTTGTAGGTGATCTCCTCGAACGGCACGGCCAGTCGCAGCGTCGGGATCCGGGTGTAGAGGCGGGTGTAGACCTCCTGCAACTCGACCCGGGCAAGTTGTTGCCCAAGGCACTGATGTGCGCCGAACCCGAAGGCCAGGTGCCGGGAGGCCTTGCGGGAAAGGTCGATCCGGTCCGGGTCGGCGAAGGCCTGCTCGTCCCGGTTGCCCGACTGGATCGCGGCGATCAGGAACTCGCCGGCCTTGATCGTCTCGTCGCCGATCTCGATGTCCTCAAGCACGTGCCGGAAAAGGCCGAACTGGACGACGGTCAGGTAGCGCAGCATCTCCTCGACCGCTGACGGCCCCAGGTCGGGGTCGGCGCGCAAGGCGTCGAGCTGCTCCGGGTCGCGCAGCAGCGCGAGGGTGCTGAGGCCGATCATGTTCGCGGTGGTCTCGTGGCCGGCGATCAGCAGGGTGATGGCGAGCGTGACGAGTTCGGGCATCGTCAGCGGCTGGCCCTGGTCCTCGGCCCGAGTGATCAGGCGGGACAGGAGGTCGTCCTCACGGTTCTCGAGCTTGGCCGTCACGAGGCGGGCCATGTAGTCGTTGATTTCGTCGCTGGCTCGCATCACCTCCTCCTCGGGACGGTCGACCGAGACCAGGATTGCGCTGCGCGCCTGGAACTCGCTGCGATCGGCGTACGGGACACCGAGCAGCTCGCAGATCACCAGCGACGGGATCGGCAGCGCGAACGCCTGGACCAGGTCGACCGGTCCCTCGCTCGCCAGCATCGCGTCGATGTGTTCCTCGACCAGCTCCGCGATCCGGGGCCGCAGCGCTTGGATCCGCCGTACCGTGAACTCGCTGGTCAGGAGGCGGCGCAGGTACGCATGCCGCTCGCCGTCGGCCTGCAGGATCGACCCGGACTCGACTTCCCGATCCAGGTCCGCACCCGGTACTACGTGAGCCGACGGCGCGGACCGCGAGCTCAATCGCGCATCGGGCAGTACCGCGCGCACATCGGCGTACCGGGTGACGAGCCAGGCGTCGATACCGGCCGGGGTTGAGACCTTCGTCGGGCCGTCGGCCTCGCGCAGCTTGGTGAAGCCGCTCGCCGGGTCGAACGGACAACCGGCCGGACGGGTGGCGGGGAAGTCGGTCATCGGCAGGATCCTCGCTGTCTATGGTTTGAACACTGGCAGAATTTTGGTAGTAACTACCATATGACTGTATTGACCATTTGAACCCAGCTGTCGGCGTGTTCGGATCCGTTACGCTGCCCGCACGTACTAGCAAGGGGCACGGCTATGGGGCTTCGGGAGCTGAAGCGGGAACGGACCCGCCGGCTGATCTCGGACAAGGCGTTCGAGCTGTTCACCGACCACGGCTTCGGCCGGACGACGGTCGAGCAGATCGCCGCGGCCGCGGAGGTCGGGCCGAGCACGCTGTACCGGTACTACCCGACCAAGGAGACGCTGGTCCTGGAGTTCGTCGAGGACAGCATGTTCGGGGCGCTGAACTGGTTCCGCGAACAGCCCGCCGAGCTGGACCTGCCGGACGGCCTGCAGCGGGTGATCGAGCTGGTACTCGACCAGTTGGAGCGCAACCCCGACCGGGTCCGGGCCGTGTACGAGCTGGCCGCGGCGACGCCGTCGGTGGGTGCACGTCTGGCCGAGGTGACCTGGCGCTGGCGCAACGAGCTGACCGTGGAGCTGGCCGGGCGGCTGGCGGGTGACTCAGTGGAGTTCACCGCTGCACTGGCGGCGGGCGCGGTCATGAACATCATCGAGGTGGTCGTGCAGACCTGGGTGGACAACCCGGACGGCACGGAGGTCAAGGACCTGGCGCACGAAGCGATGGGCCTGCTCCGCGGTGGTGGGATCCCGCTGCCTACAGTGCAGGCATGACGCCTGACCTCGACCCCTCGACCGTTGTTCCCGCTGGCATGACGCCTGATCTCGACCCTTCCACCGTTGTCGTCCACGCCGGCCGCCCCGCT
This region includes:
- a CDS encoding D-alanine--D-alanine ligase family protein, coding for MSQYSNERSKPRVAVVFGGRSSEHAISCITAANVLQVIDRDKYDVVPVGITASGHWVLESGDPDRLSITDGKLPEVDVTAMPVVFSGDRELVVHEPGEVPNTLGEVDVVFPLLHGPWGEDGTIQGLLEMSDIRYVGSGVLASAVGMDKHYMKVVFAAAGLEVTPYVVIRDRDWSRDPQACREAVDKLGYPVFVKPARGGSSLGISKVNSLDELDDAVAEARAHDPKVLVEAAAKHPREIEVGVLGGLNDAPAAASVCGEIAVSGGGHEFYDFETKYLPEGDEFAALSIPADLPEHIAAEIRAQSLTAFDAIEAEGLARVDFFLDEDQRVIINEINTMPGFTPKSMFPQLWAASGVDYKELVDRLLTLAMTRPTGLR
- a CDS encoding cytochrome P450; the protein is MTDFPATRPAGCPFDPASGFTKLREADGPTKVSTPAGIDAWLVTRYADVRAVLPDARLSSRSAPSAHVVPGADLDREVESGSILQADGERHAYLRRLLTSEFTVRRIQALRPRIAELVEEHIDAMLASEGPVDLVQAFALPIPSLVICELLGVPYADRSEFQARSAILVSVDRPEEEVMRASDEINDYMARLVTAKLENREDDLLSRLITRAEDQGQPLTMPELVTLAITLLIAGHETTANMIGLSTLALLRDPEQLDALRADPDLGPSAVEEMLRYLTVVQFGLFRHVLEDIEIGDETIKAGEFLIAAIQSGNRDEQAFADPDRIDLSRKASRHLAFGFGAHQCLGQQLARVELQEVYTRLYTRIPTLRLAVPFEEITYKDNTLVYGVTALPVTWDR
- a CDS encoding TetR/AcrR family transcriptional regulator, coding for MGLRELKRERTRRLISDKAFELFTDHGFGRTTVEQIAAAAEVGPSTLYRYYPTKETLVLEFVEDSMFGALNWFREQPAELDLPDGLQRVIELVLDQLERNPDRVRAVYELAAATPSVGARLAEVTWRWRNELTVELAGRLAGDSVEFTAALAAGAVMNIIEVVVQTWVDNPDGTEVKDLAHEAMGLLRGGGIPLPTVQA